One genomic region from Sphingobacterium multivorum encodes:
- a CDS encoding Lrp/AsnC ligand binding domain-containing protein — MENQYANYDLDNLDIQILSILMNDASIPYTEIAKKLIVSGGTIHVRMKKMEELGIIRGSNLIINPQKVGFDITAFLGIYLEKGSQYADAVDKLKEIKEVVELHYCTGQYSIFAKIICRDTVHLRKVLNEDIQSVPGIQRTETIISLEESIKRQISLV; from the coding sequence ATGGAAAATCAATATGCAAACTATGATCTAGACAATTTGGATATCCAAATCTTGTCTATTCTAATGAACGATGCCTCTATTCCTTATACAGAAATAGCAAAAAAGCTAATTGTATCAGGTGGTACAATTCACGTTAGAATGAAGAAGATGGAAGAATTAGGTATCATTAGAGGGTCAAATCTAATTATCAATCCTCAAAAAGTCGGATTTGATATCACGGCCTTTTTGGGTATCTATCTTGAAAAAGGTTCACAATATGCAGATGCGGTAGATAAATTGAAAGAAATCAAAGAAGTGGTCGAATTACATTATTGTACTGGCCAATACAGTATTTTTGCAAAAATCATCTGTAGAGATACAGTTCACCTCAGAAAAGTATTGAATGAAGACATTCAATCCGTACCTGGGATTCAACGTACCGAGACGATCATCTCTCTCGAGGAGAGTATTAAACGTCAAATCAGCTTAGTCTAG
- a CDS encoding M20 family metallo-hydrolase gives MKDKQGLFEDALALLKQLIGLSSLSKEEEFTADLIDRFFQERDIKTHRKGNNVWVYNAHYDSTKPTILLNSHHDTVKPNTGYTRDPLAATVEEGKLYGLGSNDAGGCLVSLIATFLYFYQQTDLKYNFCLVASAEEEISGKNGVESVLDDIGSIDFAIVGEPTLLDLAIAEKGLMVLDCTALGTAGHAARNEGDNAIYKAIKDIEWFQNYTFERTSSTLGPIKMSVTVIQAGSQHNVVPATCNFVVDVRTTDAYSNEETLDIIKSHVKSEVTARSTRLKSSSIPETHPIVKAGVALGRKVYGSPTMSDQALIPVPSLKLGPGDSARSHMADEFIYIDEIRAGIDLYIAMLEKIV, from the coding sequence ATGAAGGATAAACAGGGCTTATTTGAAGATGCTCTGGCCCTTTTAAAACAATTAATTGGACTGTCGTCTTTAAGTAAAGAGGAAGAGTTCACAGCGGATTTAATTGATCGCTTCTTTCAGGAGCGTGACATCAAAACACATCGAAAAGGTAATAATGTCTGGGTATATAATGCTCATTATGATAGCACCAAACCTACGATATTACTCAACTCCCATCACGATACAGTAAAACCAAATACAGGTTATACAAGAGATCCTTTGGCGGCGACTGTAGAGGAAGGTAAATTGTACGGATTGGGGAGCAATGATGCTGGAGGCTGTTTGGTTTCACTGATCGCCACGTTTTTGTATTTTTACCAGCAGACGGACTTGAAGTATAACTTCTGTCTTGTCGCTAGTGCCGAAGAAGAGATCTCAGGTAAGAACGGTGTAGAATCTGTTTTGGATGATATCGGTTCAATTGATTTTGCAATTGTGGGTGAACCTACATTATTGGATTTGGCAATTGCAGAAAAGGGACTGATGGTGTTGGATTGTACAGCATTAGGGACGGCTGGACATGCCGCACGTAATGAGGGCGATAATGCAATCTACAAAGCGATCAAGGATATTGAATGGTTTCAAAATTATACATTTGAAAGGACTTCGTCAACCTTAGGTCCCATTAAGATGTCGGTGACAGTAATTCAGGCGGGATCGCAACATAATGTGGTGCCGGCTACTTGTAACTTTGTTGTCGATGTCAGAACCACAGATGCTTATTCGAATGAAGAGACGTTGGATATTATCAAGTCTCATGTAAAATCAGAGGTCACAGCGAGATCGACGCGTCTGAAGTCTTCTTCTATTCCTGAAACGCATCCAATTGTCAAAGCAGGTGTTGCACTGGGGCGTAAGGTATATGGATCGCCGACAATGAGTGATCAGGCTCTTATTCCTGTCCCTTCCCTGAAGTTGGGGCCAGGTGATAGTGCGCGGTCGCATATGGCGGATGAGTTTATCTATATTGATGAAATTAGAGCAGGGATTGATCTCTATATCGCCATGTTGGAAAAGATAGTATAA
- the proC gene encoding pyrroline-5-carboxylate reductase — MKKVTIIGSGNIGLSLAKGLVKSEFAHASDITLTRRNLNALAEEARQGFSISNDNKLAVKGADIVVFAILPQQLKKVLVEVAPVIEKTNQIFVSIVSGVSCADLKAELGADATVIRAMPNTAIAIAQSMTCIASDNASDDSLKEVEKMFETVGSVVVINEDLMTSATALCACGIAFFLRAIRAASQGGVEIGFHAHDALKMAVQTAKGAADLLLHTNAHPEGEIDKVTSPKGCTIAGLNEMEHNGFSSAFIKGIKLSADKAGGLYHEG; from the coding sequence ATGAAAAAGGTCACCATTATCGGAAGCGGTAATATCGGTCTTTCCTTGGCAAAAGGACTTGTAAAAAGTGAATTTGCCCATGCTTCCGATATTACCTTGACGAGGAGAAATTTGAATGCACTGGCCGAAGAGGCGCGCCAAGGCTTCTCAATAAGTAATGATAATAAGCTCGCTGTAAAGGGGGCTGATATTGTTGTTTTCGCAATCTTACCTCAACAACTAAAAAAGGTATTGGTGGAAGTGGCTCCTGTAATTGAAAAGACCAATCAGATTTTTGTCTCTATTGTGTCGGGAGTTTCTTGTGCCGATTTAAAAGCAGAGTTGGGTGCAGATGCCACAGTGATACGAGCAATGCCCAATACGGCAATTGCAATAGCGCAATCAATGACGTGTATCGCCAGCGACAATGCTTCAGACGACAGTTTGAAGGAGGTTGAGAAAATGTTTGAAACTGTTGGTTCAGTCGTTGTTATTAATGAGGACCTAATGACATCGGCGACGGCATTGTGTGCTTGCGGTATCGCATTCTTTCTACGTGCGATCCGTGCTGCTTCACAAGGTGGGGTTGAAATCGGGTTTCATGCGCATGATGCATTAAAGATGGCGGTTCAAACTGCAAAAGGCGCTGCTGATTTGTTATTGCATACCAATGCTCATCCAGAAGGAGAGATTGATAAGGTAACATCACCAAAGGGCTGTACAATAGCGGGACTGAACGAAATGGAACATAATGGTTTTAGTTCTGCTTTTATAAAAGGAATTAAACTGTCTGCGGATAAAGCAGGAGGACTATACCATGAAGGATAA
- the argB gene encoding acetylglutamate kinase, which yields MANSVLNIIKIGGNIIDDERQLDSFLEKFSALSGKKILVHGGGKIATRLASELGIEAQMVEGRRVTNEEMLRIVTMVYAGLTNKTIVAKLQNLKCDAVGLTGADGDVIKAIKRPVKDIDYGFVGDLLHDSVNTLAIKKFLEAGFVPVFSAITHNGLGQLLNTNADTIASSLAVSLASLYETSLVYCFEKNGVLRDVTDENSVIPTIKSEEFEHLKESGVVNDGMIPKLQNAFNAINKGVQEVYIGNANNLHLFQQGQFGTCLTLK from the coding sequence ATGGCTAATAGTGTATTAAATATTATTAAAATTGGCGGGAATATTATTGATGATGAACGCCAATTGGATTCTTTTTTAGAAAAGTTCTCCGCATTATCGGGGAAAAAGATTCTTGTACATGGCGGGGGTAAAATTGCAACTCGTTTGGCTAGTGAACTGGGCATTGAAGCCCAAATGGTTGAAGGGCGCCGTGTGACAAATGAGGAAATGTTACGCATTGTAACAATGGTATACGCCGGATTGACAAACAAGACAATCGTCGCTAAGTTGCAAAACTTGAAATGTGATGCTGTCGGATTAACCGGAGCTGATGGGGATGTCATTAAAGCGATAAAGCGTCCTGTAAAGGACATCGATTATGGTTTTGTAGGTGATTTGTTACATGACTCTGTAAATACCTTGGCCATCAAAAAGTTTTTGGAAGCGGGTTTTGTTCCTGTGTTTTCAGCTATTACACATAATGGCCTTGGACAATTGCTCAATACCAACGCGGATACAATAGCTTCTTCATTGGCGGTGTCTTTGGCTTCATTATATGAAACTTCTTTGGTTTATTGTTTCGAGAAGAACGGCGTTTTACGCGATGTAACAGATGAGAATTCGGTAATCCCAACGATTAAGTCAGAAGAGTTTGAACATCTTAAGGAATCCGGCGTAGTGAACGACGGGATGATCCCTAAGTTGCAAAATGCATTCAATGCTATAAATAAAGGTGTTCAAGAGGTCTATATTGGAAATGCTAATAATTTGCATTTGTTTCAACAAGGACAATTTGGCACTTGCTTGACATTAAAATAA
- a CDS encoding acetylornithine carbamoyltransferase, translating into MKKFFSVKDVSSVADVVQEALNLKAAPYDNQDLGQHKTLGLVFLNPSLRTRLSTQKAAMNLGMNVMVMNMDKDGWALETQDGVVMNGTTVEHIREAAAVMGEYCDILGLRSFPKLKDREEDYSEDLFNKFIKYCGVPVVSLESATRHPLQSLTDIITITEYKKIEKPKVVLAWAPHVKALPQAVPNSFAEWMCKAQEEGLVDFTIAQPMGYELSEEFTAGATISNNLEESLKDADFVYVKNWSSYQEYGEVYGVDEDWMMDNKKLKLTNDAKVMHCLPVRRDLELSSEILDGPNSLVIKEASNRVWAAQVVLKRMLEDLV; encoded by the coding sequence ATGAAAAAGTTTTTCTCTGTTAAGGATGTTTCCAGTGTAGCGGACGTTGTTCAAGAAGCGTTAAATTTGAAAGCTGCACCATATGACAATCAGGACCTTGGTCAACACAAAACGCTGGGACTTGTATTTTTGAATCCCAGTTTACGTACACGTTTGAGCACACAAAAAGCGGCGATGAATCTGGGCATGAATGTGATGGTTATGAACATGGATAAAGATGGTTGGGCTCTTGAAACACAGGATGGTGTTGTGATGAACGGGACAACTGTTGAACATATTCGTGAAGCCGCTGCTGTTATGGGCGAGTATTGTGATATTTTGGGACTACGTTCTTTTCCAAAATTGAAGGATCGTGAAGAAGATTATAGTGAGGACCTGTTCAACAAATTCATTAAGTACTGTGGTGTTCCCGTTGTTTCCTTAGAGAGTGCAACACGCCATCCATTGCAGAGTTTGACAGATATAATTACCATCACTGAGTACAAGAAAATTGAAAAGCCGAAGGTGGTATTGGCTTGGGCTCCGCATGTGAAGGCATTACCTCAGGCAGTGCCTAATTCTTTTGCGGAATGGATGTGCAAAGCACAAGAGGAGGGATTGGTGGATTTTACGATAGCTCAGCCTATGGGATATGAATTAAGTGAAGAATTTACCGCTGGTGCAACCATATCCAATAATCTTGAGGAAAGTTTAAAAGATGCTGATTTTGTCTATGTGAAAAACTGGTCTTCTTATCAGGAATATGGCGAAGTATATGGTGTTGATGAAGATTGGATGATGGATAACAAGAAGCTCAAGCTGACAAACGATGCCAAAGTCATGCACTGTTTGCCAGTACGAAGAGATCTCGAACTATCTTCTGAAATTTTGGATGGGCCAAACTCACTCGTGATTAAAGAAGCCAGCAACCGTGTATGGGCTGCTCAGGTTGTTTTGAAACGTATGTTAGAGGATTTGGTATAG